Below is a window of Mycolicibacterium rhodesiae NBB3 DNA.
AACTCGACGTCGAGGTGTTCCGCCGCATACTCGGCGAAGGCTTCACCAGCCTGCCTCGAGGCGAGCTCGCAGCTACGATCTACCACACGGTCGAGGGCGAGGTCGAAACCCGCTTCGGCGACAGCATCACCGCGATCGACCAGCACGGCGACGGCGTAGCGCTGACATTCGACCACGCTTCGGCTGAAACATTCGACCTCGTCGTCGGCGCGGACGGCCTGCACTCGAACGTCAGGCAGCTGGAGTTCGGACCCGAGGCCGACTACCTGCATTACCTGGGCTGCAAGGTCGCCGCATGCGTGGTCGACGGCTACCGGCCTCGCGACGACCTCGTCTACGTCACCTACAGCAGGCCTTGCCGTCAGATCGCGCGCTTCGCGCTGCGTGGCGACCGCACAATGTTCCTCTTCGTGTTCCGCTCCCAACACAACACCGACGAGTACTCGCCAATACAACAGTTGCACAACGAGTTCGGAAACCTCGGCTGGGAATGCCCGCAAATCCTCGCCGCGGTCGACGAGGTAGATGATCTGTACTTCGACGTCGTCAGCCAGGTCAAGATGGACCGATGGTCACGGGATCGCGTACTGCTGATCGGCGACGCCGCGGCATGCATTTCGCTGCTCGGCGGCGAGGGCACCGGCCTAGCCATGACAGAGGCCTACGTCGCCGCCGGTGAACTCGTTCGCGCCGCCGGCGATCACCGCCGCGCCTTCGACGAATACGAGGGCCGACTGCGTCCGCTGATCAGGACAAAGCAAGACGGCGCTCGGCGACTGATCGGGTTCTTTGCCACTCGGACGCGCTTCGGCTTGTGGTTCCGAAACGTCGCGATCCGCACCATGAACTTCTCACCACTGGCGACGCTGCTCTCCGGCAGCGTGCGCGACGACATCGAACTTCCCGATTACGCCATGTAGTCCCGGTTTCAGCAAATCGCTTAGTTAACGCGCATTGCGGCATAAGCAGGCGATTGACGGAAATTGCGCTGATCCGTCGCTACGAATTCCGTCGTATGAAAACGCGATTTTCGACGGTCGCGCAAATTCACAGTTAGCTCAGCTGACCAAAAGCGCTGCACTGAGCCAATTCTGGAAGTTTCCCAAAGCCATACACTCACG
It encodes the following:
- a CDS encoding FAD-binding domain — translated: MRVAISGAGVAGTTLAYWLHRIGHTPVMIEQAPQFRTGGYVIDFWGVGYRVAQRMGIEDHIRDAGYEMDRVRSVGQDGSNQAELDVEVFRRILGEGFTSLPRGELAATIYHTVEGEVETRFGDSITAIDQHGDGVALTFDHASAETFDLVVGADGLHSNVRQLEFGPEADYLHYLGCKVAACVVDGYRPRDDLVYVTYSRPCRQIARFALRGDRTMFLFVFRSQHNTDEYSPIQQLHNEFGNLGWECPQILAAVDEVDDLYFDVVSQVKMDRWSRDRVLLIGDAAACISLLGGEGTGLAMTEAYVAAGELVRAAGDHRRAFDEYEGRLRPLIRTKQDGARRLIGFFATRTRFGLWFRNVAIRTMNFSPLATLLSGSVRDDIELPDYAM